The sequence AATTATTGCAGCGTCCGCAATGCTGGTATTTCCGTGGCGGTCATGGGCTGTTGGCAGATGACGGTCGTTGTGTCGAGGAGGGAGACAATCGCTATCACGCGATTTTTGCCAATGCCGGGCCGGCCAAATTCGTGTCGCCGTCGCGCATCGCGCCGGCATTGATCGCACTGAACGCGCGGGCCCGGATCGTGGGGCCTGGTGTCGAGGAAGAAACCATCATTCCGGTCGAAGCCTTGTTTCGCACGCCGCGCGACGAGCGGCAGCGAGAGCACGTGATCGGTCCAAATCAATTGCTGACGCATTTCCTGTTGCCGCGTGGCGAGCGGTCGGCCAATGCCACCTATGAGGTTCGCCAGACGGCTGGCCCCGATTTCCCCTTGGCCAGCGCCGCGGTAGCACTGTGGATCGAGGATGGCATCGTGCGCGACGCCAATATCGTGTTGGGACAGGTCGCGCCCACGCCTTGGGTATCGTACGCGGCCGTGCAAGCGCTCATCGGCCAGCCAGTAAACCTTGCCACTGCGACCGCGGCGGGCGAGGCAGCAGTCGAGGCTGCAACGCCACTTTCGGATAACGGCTATAAAGTGCAATTAGCCAGCGTCGCCGTACGCAGGGCCATCCTGCTGGCGGCCGGACAAGAGACCGGAGGCATCGACCTGGTAAGTGGCTAGAAGCCGTCGGCCGCGGTAACGGACACTATGGCGGACTGGTCGCAGCGCATCACGACCGTTGAACTTCCAGACGAGGATGATCTACATGGC comes from Pirellulales bacterium and encodes:
- a CDS encoding FAD binding domain-containing protein, with the translated sequence MKAFEYAAPTHTLGVLELLSDDAESTAILAGGTDLVPLMAKMIVTPRRVVNITEVAGLRGIEADSLGVTIGAVTSLDDLLESPELAEFPAIGQAIAGINSVTLQAQGTIGGELLQRPQCWYFRGGHGLLADDGRCVEEGDNRYHAIFANAGPAKFVSPSRIAPALIALNARARIVGPGVEEETIIPVEALFRTPRDERQREHVIGPNQLLTHFLLPRGERSANATYEVRQTAGPDFPLASAAVALWIEDGIVRDANIVLGQVAPTPWVSYAAVQALIGQPVNLATATAAGEAAVEAATPLSDNGYKVQLASVAVRRAILLAAGQETGGIDLVSG